A stretch of the Amycolatopsis sp. BJA-103 genome encodes the following:
- the dhaL gene encoding dihydroxyacetone kinase subunit DhaL, translating into MACTAETLAAALRAAAAVIAEHRTELIDLDRAIGDADHGENLDRGFTAIVSALDAMAPETPETPAAVAKLAATTLISKVGGAAGPLYGTAFLRASVKLGDATEVDGPLLVEALRAALEGVQARGKAVGGDATMVDALIPAVSAAEEASGEDIVAILTAAANAADKGAESTVDLVPRKGRASYLGERAKGHLDPGARSTALLLRAFAEAAK; encoded by the coding sequence ATGGCCTGCACCGCCGAGACGCTCGCCGCCGCCTTGCGGGCGGCGGCCGCGGTGATCGCCGAGCATCGCACCGAGCTGATCGACCTCGACCGCGCGATCGGCGACGCCGACCACGGCGAGAACCTGGACAGGGGGTTCACCGCGATCGTGTCCGCTTTGGACGCGATGGCCCCCGAGACTCCCGAGACCCCCGCCGCGGTCGCGAAACTCGCCGCCACGACGCTGATCTCGAAGGTCGGCGGTGCGGCGGGACCGTTGTACGGCACGGCTTTCCTGCGCGCGTCGGTCAAACTGGGCGACGCCACCGAAGTGGACGGCCCGCTGCTCGTGGAAGCCCTGCGCGCGGCACTCGAAGGAGTGCAGGCACGCGGGAAGGCCGTCGGGGGAGACGCGACCATGGTCGACGCGCTGATCCCCGCCGTTTCCGCCGCCGAGGAGGCTTCCGGCGAGGATATCGTCGCGATCCTGACCGCGGCCGCGAACGCCGCAGACAAGGGCGCCGAGTCCACTGTGGACCTCGTACCGCGCAAAGGCCGGGCGTCGTACCTCGGCGAACGTGCGAAGGGGCATCTCGATCCCGGAGCCCGCTCGACGGCGCTGCTGCTGCGCGCGTTCGCGGAGGCCGCCAAGTGA
- a CDS encoding mechanosensitive ion channel family protein, which translates to MATSALAAVDFGQGVSSAWSSVATFVPKLLAFLVILFIGWLIAKAIAKAVSMVLEKVGFNRLLERGGFKQMLARGQFDASNIISKIIYYAILLIALQIAFGVFGPNPVSSLLNDIVAWLPRAIVAIVIVVIAGAIAKAVKDLVGNALGGVSYGKVLATIASVFIWGLGAIAALNQIGVATAVTLPVLITVLATVGGIAVVGVGGGLIKPMQQRWETWLGRAEAEIPAAKAQAEAYQRGREDASRSGDVPTERTTAHQPVPAGHHAVNDPNPAGGQHSAQQQFPPNQGQVPQHQDPGQRPPGGSMPPPPEYR; encoded by the coding sequence GTGGCCACATCAGCACTGGCGGCCGTCGATTTCGGTCAAGGCGTGTCCAGCGCCTGGAGTTCGGTCGCCACGTTCGTCCCTAAGCTGCTCGCGTTCCTGGTCATCCTGTTCATCGGCTGGCTGATCGCCAAGGCGATCGCGAAGGCCGTGAGCATGGTGCTCGAGAAGGTCGGGTTCAACCGGCTCCTCGAACGCGGGGGCTTCAAGCAGATGCTCGCGCGAGGCCAGTTCGACGCGTCGAACATCATCAGCAAGATCATCTACTACGCGATCCTGCTGATCGCCCTGCAGATCGCGTTCGGCGTGTTCGGCCCGAACCCGGTGAGCTCGCTGCTCAACGACATCGTGGCCTGGCTGCCGCGCGCCATCGTCGCGATCGTCATCGTGGTGATCGCCGGCGCGATCGCCAAGGCGGTCAAGGACCTGGTGGGCAACGCCCTCGGCGGCGTTTCCTACGGCAAGGTGCTCGCCACCATCGCCTCGGTGTTCATCTGGGGTCTCGGCGCGATCGCCGCGCTGAACCAGATCGGCGTGGCCACCGCGGTCACGCTGCCGGTGCTGATCACCGTGCTCGCCACGGTCGGCGGGATCGCCGTCGTCGGTGTCGGCGGTGGCCTGATCAAGCCGATGCAGCAGCGCTGGGAGACCTGGCTCGGCCGGGCCGAGGCGGAGATCCCCGCCGCGAAGGCGCAGGCCGAGGCCTACCAGCGGGGTCGCGAGGACGCGAGCCGCTCCGGTGACGTGCCGACCGAACGGACGACCGCGCACCAGCCGGTGCCCGCCGGGCATCACGCGGTGAACGATCCGAACCCGGCAGGCGGCCAGCACTCGGCCCAGCAGCAGTTCCCGCCGAACCAGGGTCAGGTGCCGCAGCACCAGGATCCCGGCCAGCGGCCCCCCGGCGGGTCAATGCCCCCTCCGCCGGAGTACCGCTGA
- a CDS encoding DUF6401 family natural product biosynthesis protein yields the protein MKDLVSSWVESSARSTLSRLHEQIGVAGLAAAAALPGLSAVFDQHSAAVRDILAAGVEGSAAVAGVVLLAGYTRGLLDEAKAKGWTFRAPADLTAWSTSDWTTARLVGVCSLAATIDDSRVGPTGNG from the coding sequence GTGAAAGATCTGGTCTCGTCCTGGGTGGAATCTTCGGCTCGTAGCACGCTTTCGCGGCTTCACGAGCAGATCGGCGTCGCCGGGCTAGCCGCGGCGGCGGCTCTTCCCGGGCTGTCGGCGGTCTTCGATCAGCACTCCGCCGCGGTACGGGACATCCTCGCGGCGGGGGTCGAAGGTTCGGCGGCCGTCGCCGGGGTGGTGCTGCTCGCCGGCTACACGCGAGGGCTGCTGGACGAAGCCAAGGCCAAGGGCTGGACATTCCGCGCCCCGGCCGATCTGACCGCCTGGAGTACCAGCGACTGGACGACCGCTCGCCTGGTCGGCGTGTGTTCGCTGGCCGCCACGATCGACGACAGCCGGGTAGGGCCGACCGGGAACGGATAG
- a CDS encoding 3-hydroxyacyl-CoA dehydrogenase family protein: MAREISSVGVIGLGTMGAGIAEVLARSGVSVVAVEIDDDGVHRGRGHLEHSTERAVSGGKLDAGGRDALLGRIRYTTSLTELSDVDLVIEAIPENLEAKSDVFAELDKITGADTIFVSNTSSLSITEIGVQTARPGKVVGMHFFNPAPILKLVEIVRTVVTEPEVITDVVAFAERLGKTPVVIGDRAGFIANALLFGYLNHAVRMYEQRYATREDLDAAMRFGCGYPMGPLALLDLIGLDTAYEILDTMYHQSRNRLHAPAPLLKQMITAGLLGRKTGQGFYAYDEPDSPTVTDSVKASTVDTVAPREVRKVGVVGTGTMATGIVEVFAKRGYEVILRARSAEKAAASVARVKKSLDKSVVKGRLSEEDAAAALGRISPAVEFDELADVDLVIEAVAEDLAVKQAVFAALDDVVKPGAVLATTTSSLPVIECAAATSRPSDVVGVHFFNPAPVMKLVEVVSTIATAPDVIATVDAVCAAVGKHPVHCGDRAGFIVNALLFPYLNDAVKMLEAHYAEADDIDTAMKVGCGLPMGPFELLDVVGLDVSLAIQRTLFNEFREEGFAPAPLLEHLVTAGRLGRKTGKGFKDYSAR, from the coding sequence GTGGCGCGGGAAATCTCGAGTGTGGGAGTCATCGGTCTCGGCACCATGGGTGCCGGGATCGCCGAGGTGCTCGCGCGGAGCGGAGTGTCGGTCGTCGCGGTGGAGATCGACGACGACGGCGTGCACCGGGGCCGGGGTCATCTGGAGCATTCGACCGAACGGGCGGTGTCCGGCGGGAAACTCGACGCCGGCGGCCGGGACGCCCTGCTGGGCCGGATCCGGTACACCACGTCGCTGACCGAACTGTCCGATGTGGACCTGGTGATCGAGGCGATCCCGGAGAACCTCGAAGCGAAATCTGACGTGTTCGCGGAGCTGGACAAGATCACCGGCGCGGACACGATCTTCGTGTCCAACACCTCCTCGCTGTCGATCACCGAGATCGGGGTGCAGACCGCGCGGCCGGGCAAGGTCGTCGGGATGCACTTCTTCAACCCGGCGCCGATCCTCAAACTGGTCGAGATCGTCCGCACGGTCGTCACCGAGCCGGAGGTGATCACCGACGTCGTCGCGTTCGCGGAACGTCTCGGCAAGACGCCGGTGGTGATCGGCGACCGCGCCGGGTTCATCGCGAACGCGCTGTTGTTCGGGTATCTCAACCACGCCGTGCGCATGTACGAGCAGCGCTACGCCACGCGCGAGGATCTCGACGCGGCGATGCGGTTCGGCTGCGGATATCCCATGGGGCCCTTGGCTTTGCTCGACCTCATCGGGCTGGACACCGCGTACGAGATCCTCGACACGATGTACCACCAGTCGCGCAACCGGCTCCACGCGCCGGCGCCGCTGCTGAAACAGATGATCACCGCGGGCCTGCTCGGCCGGAAGACGGGACAAGGCTTTTACGCCTACGACGAGCCCGATTCGCCGACGGTGACCGACTCGGTCAAGGCGTCCACAGTGGACACCGTGGCGCCGCGAGAGGTGCGCAAGGTCGGCGTCGTCGGGACCGGGACCATGGCGACCGGCATCGTCGAAGTGTTCGCGAAACGCGGCTACGAGGTCATCCTGCGCGCGCGGAGCGCGGAGAAGGCCGCCGCGTCGGTCGCGCGGGTGAAGAAGTCGCTGGACAAGTCCGTCGTCAAGGGCAGGCTGTCCGAAGAGGACGCCGCCGCCGCACTCGGCCGGATCTCACCCGCGGTGGAGTTCGACGAACTGGCCGACGTCGACCTCGTCATCGAGGCGGTGGCCGAGGACCTGGCCGTCAAACAGGCCGTTTTCGCCGCGCTCGACGACGTCGTGAAGCCGGGCGCGGTCCTGGCGACGACCACGTCCTCGCTGCCGGTCATCGAATGCGCGGCCGCCACGTCGCGGCCGTCGGACGTCGTCGGCGTGCACTTCTTCAACCCGGCGCCGGTGATGAAACTGGTCGAGGTCGTCTCGACGATCGCCACCGCCCCCGACGTGATCGCGACCGTGGACGCCGTCTGCGCGGCGGTGGGCAAGCATCCGGTGCACTGCGGCGACCGGGCCGGGTTCATCGTCAACGCGCTGCTGTTCCCCTACCTCAACGACGCGGTGAAGATGCTCGAGGCGCACTACGCGGAGGCCGACGACATCGACACCGCGATGAAGGTGGGCTGCGGGCTGCCGATGGGCCCGTTCGAACTGCTCGACGTCGTCGGGCTGGACGTTTCGCTGGCGATCCAGCGGACCCTGTTCAACGAGTTCCGCGAAGAGGGCTTCGCGCCCGCGCCGCTGCTGGAGCACCTCGTGACCGCCGGGCGGCTCGGCCGGAAGACGGGGAAGGGCTTCAAGGACTACTCGGCCAGGTAA
- the dhaM gene encoding dihydroxyacetone kinase phosphoryl donor subunit DhaM produces the protein MSVGIVLVSHSAKLAEGLAELAAQMAPDVTIVAAGGLAQGGIGTDYDEVVAATQRADSGAGVVLLYDLGSAQMTADLAVESLADPSAAVVVDAPLVEGAIAAAVAAQGGADRQAVAGAAAAAGAPADLTFDSGAQDGESSVELTLRNDVGLHARPAAVLVRSIAGLDAQVTVRLGEETADANSVLALMALGARQGDRIEVRAKGAQAEEALTKVKDLVDQNFGE, from the coding sequence GTGAGCGTCGGAATCGTGCTCGTCTCCCACAGCGCCAAACTCGCCGAAGGGCTCGCGGAACTCGCCGCCCAGATGGCGCCGGACGTCACCATCGTGGCGGCGGGCGGCCTGGCGCAAGGCGGGATCGGAACGGACTACGACGAGGTCGTCGCCGCGACGCAGCGCGCCGATTCGGGGGCGGGCGTCGTCCTGCTGTACGACCTGGGCAGCGCGCAGATGACCGCGGACCTCGCCGTCGAATCGCTCGCCGACCCGTCGGCCGCGGTCGTGGTGGACGCGCCGCTCGTCGAAGGCGCGATCGCCGCCGCCGTCGCGGCGCAGGGCGGGGCGGATCGCCAGGCCGTCGCCGGTGCCGCGGCCGCGGCGGGAGCTCCAGCGGATCTGACGTTCGACAGCGGCGCGCAAGACGGCGAGAGCAGTGTCGAACTCACGCTGCGGAACGACGTCGGCCTGCACGCGCGGCCCGCCGCGGTCCTGGTCCGGAGCATCGCGGGGCTGGACGCCCAGGTCACCGTCCGGCTCGGCGAGGAGACCGCGGACGCCAACAGCGTCCTCGCGTTGATGGCGCTCGGCGCACGCCAGGGCGACAGGATCGAGGTCCGCGCGAAGGGCGCGCAGGCCGAAGAAGCGCTCACCAAGGTCAAGGACCTCGTCGACCAGAACTTCGGGGAGTGA
- a CDS encoding trans-sulfuration enzyme family protein: MTATLRTRAVHAGRDDLTDLGVHAAPLDLSTTYPSRDSVEEAARIDEFATTGSLSGLPVYGRLSNPTVERFEKALAELEGFDDAVAFATGMAAVSASLLAAVAQGKRHIVAVRPVYGCTDHMLTSGLLGTEVTWADPEGVASALRPDTGLVLLETPANPTLREVDIAEIVRAAGEVPVLVDNTFATPVLQRPGRHGARFVLHSATKFLGGHGDVMGGVVACNTEDAGMLRQIRFATGGVLHPLAGYMLLRGLSTLPLRVNAASATAAELVERLRGHANVSAVHYPGIGGPLIAFEVDGDPHALIGAVRLITPAVSLGSVDSLIQHPASISHRIVAEDDRRGAGVTDRLIRMSVGLEDVEDLWHDLDQALKAC, encoded by the coding sequence ATGACCGCAACGCTGCGCACCCGGGCCGTCCACGCCGGCCGTGACGATCTCACGGACCTCGGCGTCCACGCCGCACCGCTCGACCTGTCCACGACCTACCCGTCGCGGGACAGCGTCGAAGAAGCGGCCCGCATCGACGAGTTCGCCACCACGGGCTCGCTGTCCGGGCTCCCGGTCTACGGGCGGCTGAGCAATCCGACCGTCGAGCGGTTCGAGAAGGCGCTGGCCGAACTCGAAGGATTCGACGACGCCGTCGCGTTCGCCACCGGCATGGCCGCGGTGTCGGCCTCGCTGCTGGCCGCGGTCGCGCAGGGCAAGCGGCACATCGTCGCCGTCCGGCCGGTCTACGGCTGCACCGACCACATGCTCACGTCCGGTCTGCTCGGCACCGAGGTGACCTGGGCCGATCCGGAGGGCGTCGCCTCGGCGCTGCGCCCCGACACCGGACTGGTGCTGCTCGAAACGCCGGCGAACCCGACCCTGCGCGAGGTCGACATCGCCGAGATCGTGCGCGCGGCGGGTGAAGTCCCGGTGCTGGTCGACAACACCTTCGCGACTCCCGTGCTCCAGCGGCCCGGACGCCACGGGGCCCGCTTCGTCCTGCACAGCGCGACCAAGTTCCTCGGTGGCCACGGCGACGTCATGGGCGGCGTGGTCGCGTGCAACACCGAGGACGCCGGGATGTTGCGGCAGATCCGGTTCGCCACCGGCGGCGTGCTGCACCCGCTGGCCGGGTACATGCTGCTTCGCGGCCTTTCGACCCTTCCGCTGCGCGTCAACGCCGCGTCCGCGACGGCCGCCGAACTCGTCGAGCGGCTTCGCGGTCACGCGAACGTGAGCGCCGTGCACTACCCGGGCATCGGTGGTCCGCTGATCGCTTTCGAGGTCGACGGCGATCCGCACGCGCTCATCGGCGCGGTCCGGTTGATCACCCCGGCCGTCAGCCTCGGCAGCGTGGACTCGCTCATCCAGCATCCCGCGTCGATCAGCCACCGGATCGTCGCCGAGGACGACCGGCGCGGGGCGGGCGTCACCGACCGGCTCATCCGCATGTCGGTGGGGCTGGAGGACGTCGAGGATCTCTGGCACGACCTGGATCAGGCACTCAAAGCGTGCTGA
- a CDS encoding DUF3558 domain-containing protein — translation MLLNARRRRIASVLALVAALGALSACGQNLGKSNFARTTVAAEAGSGGDVPSGNINDPAVTPAIMRTIDPCPLVGKEALSDLGAPEDPVPSTSSFGGCRAKVVDAGGKQFSVSVDIGASTYLSETGGAVVTAVDGLPQVERKSKDGKSCDVGVMTLRKPERGVSFSVNYDGGDPCAAARSVAAKGVKSLHSSPAKYPTSAGTLTAVDPCTVADTAVLGEVAPHGATSPTTFHACDWTPGSNPRITIGFRPGRPPQERDGTKKVEVDGITVFQKAGTGSSAECKMEWQHKPWTGEYVELVAVSYQNYDEKKDETASCEKTAKIAKSVISKLPKP, via the coding sequence GTGCTGCTCAACGCTCGACGTCGCCGGATCGCGTCCGTGCTGGCCCTGGTGGCCGCGCTCGGTGCGCTTTCCGCCTGCGGACAGAACCTCGGCAAGTCCAACTTCGCCCGTACCACCGTCGCCGCGGAAGCGGGCAGTGGCGGAGACGTGCCGAGCGGGAACATCAACGACCCGGCCGTCACCCCGGCGATCATGCGCACGATCGACCCGTGCCCACTGGTGGGCAAAGAGGCGCTGAGCGACCTCGGCGCCCCGGAGGACCCGGTGCCGTCGACCAGCTCGTTCGGCGGCTGCCGGGCGAAGGTCGTCGACGCCGGCGGTAAGCAGTTCTCCGTCAGTGTCGACATCGGCGCGTCGACCTATCTGTCCGAAACCGGTGGCGCCGTGGTCACGGCGGTGGACGGCCTGCCGCAGGTCGAGCGGAAGAGCAAGGACGGCAAGAGCTGCGACGTCGGCGTCATGACGTTGCGCAAACCCGAGCGCGGAGTGAGCTTCTCGGTCAATTACGACGGCGGCGATCCCTGCGCGGCGGCCCGCTCGGTGGCGGCGAAGGGCGTGAAGAGCCTGCACTCGTCCCCGGCGAAGTACCCCACCAGCGCGGGCACGCTGACCGCGGTCGACCCGTGCACCGTCGCGGACACCGCCGTCCTCGGCGAGGTGGCGCCGCACGGCGCGACCTCCCCGACGACCTTCCACGCCTGTGACTGGACGCCGGGTTCCAACCCGCGGATCACCATCGGCTTCCGTCCCGGCCGTCCGCCGCAGGAACGCGACGGGACCAAGAAGGTCGAGGTCGATGGCATCACCGTCTTCCAGAAGGCGGGCACCGGCAGCAGCGCCGAGTGCAAGATGGAGTGGCAGCACAAGCCGTGGACGGGCGAGTACGTCGAGCTCGTCGCCGTGTCGTACCAGAACTACGACGAGAAGAAGGACGAAACCGCGTCCTGCGAGAAGACGGCCAAGATCGCCAAATCGGTGATCTCGAAGCTGCCGAAGCCCTGA
- a CDS encoding FmdB family zinc ribbon protein produces MPTYAYRCRECTETFELLRPMSESGAPAPCPEGHQDTVKLLTTVALTGSASGPAPVPAGGGGGCCGGGCCG; encoded by the coding sequence ATGCCGACTTACGCCTACCGCTGCCGCGAGTGCACCGAGACCTTCGAACTGCTGCGGCCGATGAGCGAGTCCGGCGCGCCCGCGCCGTGCCCGGAGGGCCACCAGGACACCGTCAAGCTGCTGACGACCGTCGCGCTGACCGGATCGGCCTCCGGCCCGGCCCCTGTTCCCGCAGGTGGGGGCGGCGGTTGCTGCGGAGGCGGCTGCTGCGGCTGA
- a CDS encoding Lrp/AsnC family transcriptional regulator gives MSDSVELSTVDLRILRLLQNDARISNKDLAAEVGIAPSTCLDRVNRLRELGVIIGQRAEVDAAKLGRPLEALLFVQVRPHRRTLVDAFVEHLLSLPEVRAVYHLTGPDDFLAHVATASATELQRLVLDELTARDEVARVHTNLVFQHWSGGPLLPPA, from the coding sequence ATGTCGGATTCTGTCGAATTGAGCACGGTCGACCTGCGGATTCTGCGGCTGCTGCAGAACGACGCCCGGATCTCGAACAAGGATCTGGCCGCCGAGGTCGGCATCGCGCCGTCGACCTGCCTCGACCGCGTCAACCGGCTGCGCGAGCTCGGGGTGATCATCGGCCAGCGCGCGGAGGTGGACGCCGCCAAACTCGGCCGCCCGCTCGAAGCGCTCCTGTTCGTCCAGGTCCGGCCGCACCGGCGGACGCTGGTGGACGCGTTCGTCGAGCATCTGCTGTCCCTGCCCGAGGTCCGCGCGGTCTACCACCTCACCGGACCGGACGACTTCCTCGCGCACGTCGCCACCGCTTCGGCGACCGAGCTGCAACGGCTGGTGCTCGACGAGCTGACCGCCCGCGACGAGGTCGCCAGGGTGCACACGAACCTGGTCTTCCAGCACTGGAGCGGGGGACCTTTGCTCCCGCCCGCCTAG
- a CDS encoding alkaline phosphatase family protein translates to MELPVAAHVPHLGQVVPSVLSALGGAGFANSLSLAEASSACVLLIDGLGWELLAEHAADAPVLTQLAKSPLRVGFPATTAAGLGAIGTGLASGEHGLVGYSFEVPGAGVMNALRWSSHVDGGDLRGALPPREVQPLPTTFERAAAAGIATSVVSSAKFADTALTRATQSGARYVGVHALGDLAACILRCLETRPAFCWGYHSELDMLGHIYGPGSSPWRMQLRQVDRLVESLVDGLPSGALLAVVADHGMVTVEGALDIDETPALLGGVRAIGGEVRARHVYTEQGAEADVLAAWREVIGDRAWTLSRDEAVEAGWFGPVADRVRPRIGDVVVAAKGRFGLVRELAEAVESSLVGQHGSLTPAEQLVPLVLARG, encoded by the coding sequence GTGGAACTGCCTGTCGCGGCACACGTGCCGCATCTCGGCCAAGTCGTCCCGTCCGTGCTTTCCGCCCTCGGTGGCGCAGGGTTCGCCAACTCGCTGAGCCTGGCCGAGGCGTCCAGCGCGTGCGTCCTGCTCATCGACGGTCTCGGCTGGGAACTGCTGGCCGAGCACGCCGCCGACGCGCCCGTGCTCACGCAGCTGGCCAAGTCGCCGCTGCGGGTCGGTTTCCCCGCGACGACGGCGGCGGGGCTCGGCGCGATCGGCACGGGGCTGGCCTCGGGGGAGCACGGCCTGGTCGGCTACAGCTTCGAAGTCCCGGGGGCGGGCGTCATGAACGCGTTGCGCTGGTCCAGTCACGTGGACGGCGGCGATCTCCGCGGGGCGCTGCCGCCGCGCGAGGTGCAGCCCCTCCCGACGACGTTCGAGCGCGCCGCGGCCGCCGGGATCGCCACCAGTGTCGTGTCTTCGGCGAAGTTCGCCGACACCGCGCTCACCCGGGCGACGCAGTCCGGTGCCCGCTACGTGGGCGTCCACGCGCTCGGTGACCTGGCCGCCTGCATCCTGCGGTGTCTCGAGACGCGGCCGGCGTTCTGCTGGGGTTATCACAGCGAACTCGACATGCTGGGCCACATCTACGGCCCCGGCTCGTCACCGTGGCGGATGCAGCTGCGGCAGGTCGACAGACTGGTCGAGTCCCTTGTGGACGGTCTGCCGTCCGGCGCGCTCCTCGCGGTCGTGGCCGACCACGGCATGGTGACCGTCGAGGGCGCGCTCGACATCGACGAGACGCCCGCGCTGCTCGGCGGCGTCCGGGCCATCGGGGGCGAGGTCCGGGCACGGCACGTCTACACCGAACAGGGGGCGGAGGCCGACGTGCTGGCGGCCTGGCGCGAGGTGATCGGTGACCGGGCGTGGACCCTCTCCCGTGACGAGGCCGTCGAAGCGGGCTGGTTCGGGCCGGTCGCGGACCGGGTCCGGCCGCGGATCGGCGACGTCGTCGTGGCGGCGAAGGGGCGATTCGGGCTCGTGCGGGAACTGGCCGAGGCCGTCGAGTCCTCTCTGGTGGGTCAGCACGGCTCGCTGACCCCGGCCGAACAACTCGTCCCCCTGGTCCTCGCGCGCGGCTAA
- a CDS encoding class I SAM-dependent methyltransferase translates to MNLVHRKLCSSALWAKAVAHEMPGNIAGFDLGDSVLEIGPGYGATTRALVGLVPRLTSIEIDEASADLLEREFDGRVRIVQGDGAAMPFEDGEFSAVVCFTMLHHVPTTKLQDAIFAEAFRVLRPGGVLRAMDSLASVPFRLFHLGDTMNALDPVSVWPRLQDAGFTGIKVDHVPKRSISFSARKPD, encoded by the coding sequence ATGAACCTGGTGCACCGCAAACTCTGCAGTTCCGCGCTGTGGGCGAAGGCCGTCGCCCACGAGATGCCGGGCAACATCGCCGGTTTCGATCTCGGTGACTCCGTACTGGAGATCGGCCCCGGCTACGGCGCGACCACCCGGGCGCTGGTCGGACTCGTCCCCCGGCTCACCTCCATCGAGATCGACGAAGCGTCGGCGGACCTCCTCGAGCGCGAGTTCGACGGCCGCGTGCGGATCGTCCAGGGAGACGGCGCGGCGATGCCGTTCGAGGACGGCGAGTTCTCCGCCGTCGTCTGCTTCACGATGCTGCACCACGTGCCGACGACGAAGTTGCAGGACGCGATCTTCGCCGAGGCTTTCCGGGTGCTCCGCCCCGGCGGAGTCCTGCGGGCGATGGACAGCCTGGCGAGTGTGCCGTTCCGGCTTTTCCACCTCGGCGACACGATGAACGCCCTCGACCCGGTCTCGGTCTGGCCCCGGCTCCAGGACGCCGGATTCACCGGCATCAAGGTCGACCACGTCCCGAAGCGCTCCATCAGTTTCTCGGCGAGGAAGCCGGACTGA
- the dhaK gene encoding dihydroxyacetone kinase subunit DhaK, which translates to MKKIINDPKTVVAESLRGLALAHADVLRVEDDPAIVVRVDAPLAGKVAVISGGGSGHEPLHGGFVGQGMLAAAVPGAVFTSPTPDAVEAAVKATTGDAGALLIVKNYTGDVLNFETAAELAAAEGLDVRSVVIDDDVAVKDATYTAGRRGVGGTVLLEKLTGAAAERGDALDAVEALARKVIGQVRSIGVALTAPTVPHAGEPSFALADDEIEFGIGIHGEPGIEKTPAVSADELVARMVEAVVSDLPFADGDKVLLFTNSMGGTPLVELYLAHGIAERLLAERGIVVERRLVGPYITSLEMQGMSLTLLKLDDELTELWDAPVNTPALRWGV; encoded by the coding sequence ATGAAGAAGATCATCAACGACCCGAAGACGGTGGTCGCGGAATCCCTGCGCGGGCTCGCCCTGGCGCACGCGGACGTCCTGCGCGTCGAAGACGACCCGGCGATCGTGGTGCGCGTGGACGCGCCACTGGCGGGCAAGGTCGCGGTGATCTCCGGCGGCGGTTCCGGGCACGAACCACTGCACGGCGGCTTCGTCGGACAGGGCATGCTGGCGGCCGCCGTCCCGGGCGCGGTGTTCACCTCGCCGACGCCGGACGCCGTCGAGGCCGCGGTCAAGGCCACCACGGGTGACGCGGGCGCCCTGCTGATCGTGAAGAACTACACCGGCGACGTGCTCAACTTCGAGACCGCCGCGGAGCTTGCCGCCGCCGAGGGGCTGGACGTGCGCAGCGTGGTCATCGACGACGACGTCGCGGTCAAGGACGCCACGTACACCGCCGGCCGTCGCGGTGTCGGCGGCACGGTCCTGCTGGAGAAGCTCACCGGCGCCGCCGCCGAACGCGGTGACGCGCTCGACGCGGTGGAGGCCTTGGCGCGCAAGGTGATCGGCCAGGTCCGCTCGATCGGTGTCGCGCTCACCGCGCCGACCGTCCCGCACGCGGGCGAGCCGAGTTTCGCACTCGCCGACGACGAGATCGAGTTCGGCATCGGGATCCACGGCGAGCCCGGCATCGAAAAGACACCGGCCGTGTCCGCCGACGAACTCGTCGCGCGCATGGTCGAAGCGGTGGTCTCGGACCTGCCCTTCGCCGACGGCGACAAGGTCCTGCTGTTCACGAACTCGATGGGTGGCACCCCGCTGGTGGAGCTGTACCTCGCCCACGGGATCGCCGAGCGGCTGCTGGCCGAGCGTGGGATCGTGGTCGAGCGGCGCCTGGTGGGGCCGTACATCACCAGCCTCGAGATGCAGGGGATGAGCCTGACGTTGCTGAAACTGGACGACGAGCTGACCGAGTTGTGGGACGCGCCGGTGAACACCCCGGCCCTGAGGTGGGGAGTCTGA